One Gemmatimonadota bacterium genomic region harbors:
- a CDS encoding DUF1905 domain-containing protein produces the protein MTIPVHTCEFEATLFRVPGKGGWVFAPVPGEHAPRSSLAWGRTPVRAMVDGAAWDTSVWREKSGRVLLPVPKGIRGSKDDGDVVAVVLQYSVVYGM, from the coding sequence ATGACGATCCCCGTCCACACGTGTGAGTTCGAAGCCACGCTCTTCCGCGTTCCAGGGAAGGGCGGGTGGGTCTTCGCACCGGTGCCCGGCGAGCACGCGCCACGATCCTCGCTGGCGTGGGGACGCACGCCGGTCCGAGCGATGGTCGACGGCGCCGCCTGGGACACCAGTGTGTGGCGGGAGAAGTCCGGCCGTGTCCTGCTGCCGGTACCCAAGGGCATCCGCGGGTCCAAGGACGACGGCGACGTGGTCGCCGTCGTGCTGCAGTACAGCGTCGTCTACGGCATGTAG
- a CDS encoding cation diffusion facilitator family transporter: MAKGGTRAVVAALIANAIIAVAKFIAAAVTGSSAMLSEGIHSVADSGNQALLLFGDRRSRRPPDRTHPFGYGPELYFWSLIVAMILFGLGGGLSIYEGIAHLDHPVVPSDPLWTYSVLGVAFVVELIALRVALKELGGSSADGSFLRRLRASSDPRVFVPIAEDFAALLGVVIAFAGIFFARLLDLPMLDAASSIVIGCILAGVAVFLAIETRSLLVGESVDERLVETVRSVCENDPAVERVVRIRGVYLGPAEVLLALDVRFRVGPDQEAVAFVVDRLEERLRAADARIARILIEPDLAVEGTAEVTTGSRMSTVGREDGAVP, translated from the coding sequence ATGGCGAAGGGTGGCACGCGGGCCGTGGTCGCGGCCCTGATCGCGAACGCGATCATCGCAGTGGCCAAGTTCATCGCGGCCGCCGTCACGGGTAGCTCGGCGATGCTCTCCGAGGGCATCCATTCCGTGGCGGACAGTGGGAACCAGGCCCTGCTGCTCTTCGGGGACCGCAGGAGCCGGCGCCCGCCCGATCGGACCCACCCGTTCGGATACGGCCCGGAGCTCTACTTCTGGAGCCTCATCGTCGCGATGATCCTGTTCGGCCTGGGCGGCGGGCTGAGCATCTACGAAGGGATCGCGCACCTGGACCATCCCGTGGTACCGAGCGATCCGCTCTGGACCTACTCCGTCCTGGGGGTGGCGTTCGTGGTCGAGCTGATCGCCCTCCGCGTCGCGCTCAAGGAGCTGGGTGGCAGCAGCGCCGACGGCTCCTTCCTCCGCCGTCTGCGGGCGAGCAGCGACCCCAGGGTGTTCGTCCCGATCGCCGAGGACTTCGCGGCCCTGCTGGGCGTCGTCATCGCGTTCGCCGGGATCTTCTTCGCGCGCCTGCTCGACCTGCCGATGCTGGACGCCGCCTCCTCCATCGTCATCGGTTGCATCCTCGCGGGCGTGGCCGTGTTCCTCGCGATCGAGACCCGGAGCCTGTTGGTCGGCGAGTCCGTGGACGAGCGCCTGGTGGAGACGGTCCGGTCGGTCTGTGAGAACGATCCCGCCGTCGAACGCGTGGTGCGGATCCGCGGCGTGTACCTCGGCCCCGCGGAGGTGCTGCTCGCGCTGGACGTGCGCTTCCGGGTCGGGCCCGACCAGGAGGCCGTCGCGTTCGTGGTCGACCGGTTGGAGGAGCGCCTGCGCGCCGCGGACGCCCGGATCGCGCGGATCCTGATCGAGCCGGACCTGGCGGTGGAGGGAACTGCGGAAGTCACGACCGGATCCCGCATGTCGACGGTCGGGCGGGAGGACGGCGCTGTGCCGTAG
- a CDS encoding class I SAM-dependent methyltransferase, which produces MIYGTDLAHVHHVGFGDVARAAAGVLASELRKADLPSRRVVDLGCGSGILAAALLDSGFAAVGVDISPSMIAEARRQAPEATFHLASLHEFAIPECAAVSAVGEALSYLDPGKDAVDLVPLLGRAGQAIVPGGLLLFDVIESTRTDPMSYLTTQSGPDWEVTAEVGEDLARGIITRAITTRRSADQATRATREVHRVQTFRREDLERTLDGLGFEVEIRQAYGDVPLPPRRICVLARKPTR; this is translated from the coding sequence ATGATCTACGGGACCGATCTGGCCCACGTGCATCACGTCGGGTTCGGCGACGTGGCCCGAGCGGCGGCAGGTGTGCTCGCGAGCGAGCTCCGCAAGGCGGACCTCCCATCGCGGCGGGTGGTGGATCTGGGCTGCGGATCCGGTATCCTGGCGGCAGCGCTCCTCGACAGCGGCTTCGCGGCCGTCGGCGTGGACATCTCCCCCTCGATGATCGCCGAGGCGAGACGGCAGGCGCCGGAGGCCACGTTCCACCTCGCGTCCCTGCACGAGTTCGCCATCCCGGAGTGCGCCGCGGTGAGCGCCGTGGGTGAAGCGCTCTCGTACCTCGACCCGGGAAAGGACGCCGTGGACCTGGTGCCTCTGCTCGGCCGGGCAGGGCAGGCGATCGTTCCCGGAGGTCTCCTCCTCTTCGACGTCATCGAGAGCACCCGTACCGACCCCATGTCCTACCTAACCACGCAGTCCGGCCCGGACTGGGAGGTCACGGCGGAGGTCGGCGAGGATCTGGCCAGAGGGATCATCACACGTGCGATCACCACGCGCCGCAGCGCCGATCAGGCGACGCGGGCCACCCGGGAGGTGCACCGGGTCCAGACGTTCCGGCGCGAGGACCTCGAGCGCACGCTCGATGGCCTGGGATTCGAGGTCGAGATCCGGCAAGCCTACGGCGATGTGCCGCTCCCGCCGAGGCGGATCTGCGTGCTGGCGAGGAAACCGACGAGGTGA
- a CDS encoding VOC family protein: MHLDLVAVVVRDYDEAIAFFVEALGFDLVEDAPATTNDGRAKRWVVVRPPGGGTGLLLARADGETQTKIVGEQFAGRVGLFLRVDDFDASFKRMSAAGVEWVSAPRIEAFGKVAVFKDVSGNRWDLVGPAEGASAT, translated from the coding sequence ATGCATCTCGATCTCGTAGCCGTGGTGGTTCGGGACTACGACGAAGCCATCGCCTTCTTCGTGGAGGCCCTGGGCTTCGATCTCGTGGAAGACGCGCCGGCGACGACGAACGACGGGCGGGCAAAGCGATGGGTCGTGGTACGCCCGCCCGGGGGCGGCACCGGCCTCCTGTTGGCACGCGCGGACGGTGAGACGCAGACGAAGATCGTGGGGGAGCAGTTCGCCGGCCGGGTCGGTCTGTTCCTGCGGGTCGACGACTTCGATGCGAGTTTCAAGCGGATGAGCGCGGCGGGTGTGGAGTGGGTCTCGGCGCCGCGGATCGAGGCCTTTGGAAAGGTGGCCGTGTTCAAGGACGTGTCGGGGAACAGATGGGATCTCGTGGGTCCCGCTGAAGGAGCTTCGGCGACGTGA
- a CDS encoding dihydrofolate reductase family protein: protein MQPLRYGINVTLDGCCDHRAGIADEELHRYWAASLTRADALLYGRVTYEMMEGAWRSDPDTGALPDWMEPWMEPFARTIDAARKYVVSSTLERVDWNAELVRGDLADAVRELKRQPGRGIATGGVQLPLLLAELGLIDEYEFVVIPRLAGHGPTLLAGLSQHVDLRLVERKELDSGAVALRYVPR, encoded by the coding sequence GTGCAACCTCTGCGGTACGGCATCAACGTCACGCTGGACGGCTGCTGCGACCACCGGGCCGGCATCGCCGACGAGGAGCTGCACCGGTATTGGGCCGCGAGCCTGACGCGGGCAGACGCCCTTCTCTACGGCCGGGTGACCTACGAGATGATGGAGGGCGCCTGGCGGTCCGATCCGGACACGGGCGCCCTGCCGGACTGGATGGAGCCCTGGATGGAGCCATTCGCCCGGACCATCGACGCGGCCCGGAAGTACGTCGTGTCCAGCACGCTGGAACGGGTCGACTGGAACGCGGAGCTGGTGCGCGGCGATCTCGCGGACGCCGTCCGGGAGCTCAAGCGGCAACCCGGCCGGGGCATTGCCACCGGTGGCGTGCAACTCCCGCTGCTGCTGGCCGAGCTGGGATTGATCGACGAGTACGAGTTCGTCGTGATCCCCAGACTGGCGGGGCACGGTCCCACGCTTCTCGCTGGACTCTCCCAGCATGTCGACCTCCGGCTGGTGGAGCGGAAGGAGCTTGACTCGGGTGCGGTTGCACTGCGGTACGTACCGCGCTGA
- a CDS encoding AAA family ATPase: MQRILVIGPGGAGKTFLSTRLGEVLGLPVIHLDALYWHPGWRATPPAEWTRVVEEAAAEAAWIMDGNYGGTLERRIARADTIVFLDLPRLTCVRRVLWRRVRYAGRSRPSLPPGCTERIPAEFLRWIWTYGERRRPQILALLAHVRREKTVVVLRTPRQVRAWVRRLEARNAAAD, from the coding sequence ATGCAGCGGATCCTCGTGATCGGTCCGGGTGGTGCGGGCAAGACCTTCCTCTCAACGAGGCTCGGCGAGGTGCTGGGGCTGCCGGTGATCCATCTGGACGCCCTGTACTGGCACCCCGGATGGCGTGCGACGCCGCCAGCCGAATGGACCAGGGTCGTGGAGGAGGCCGCGGCCGAGGCCGCGTGGATCATGGACGGGAACTACGGCGGGACACTCGAGCGTCGGATCGCCCGGGCGGACACGATCGTGTTCCTGGATCTACCACGCCTGACCTGCGTTCGGCGGGTTCTCTGGAGACGGGTGCGATACGCGGGCCGCTCCCGACCCTCGCTTCCACCGGGCTGCACGGAGCGGATCCCCGCAGAGTTCCTGCGGTGGATCTGGACGTACGGCGAACGTCGGCGCCCGCAGATCCTCGCGCTGCTCGCACACGTGAGGAGAGAGAAGACGGTTGTGGTCCTGCGTACCCCACGTCAGGTGCGAGCATGGGTGAGACGCCTGGAGGCCAGGAACGCGGCCGCAGATTGA
- a CDS encoding c-type cytochrome yields the protein MAAWVLPVALGASATRGVGAQEWTWPERAQNLTELPANFPPERLSAVMRGFSAALGVRCTHCHVGEEGQPLSTYDFVSDANPNKDRARAMYRMLGVVNDHLRDIPPSGERVNMWCHTCHAGKPRPQTLAEAVLEQSDPRDPEATIAFFLDLRQRYFGTAAYDFTATSVDELASSLANQGDTVAAQAIVEHNAQAWPNDARALERAGDLWETRGDRARALDHFERALNLLPGSPRLAEKVRRLRLPGGMTYARTLHERSTSVIKRR from the coding sequence ATGGCGGCGTGGGTGCTCCCGGTGGCGCTCGGAGCCTCGGCCACGAGGGGCGTGGGAGCGCAGGAGTGGACCTGGCCGGAACGAGCTCAGAACCTCACCGAGCTCCCGGCGAACTTCCCGCCCGAGCGCCTGAGCGCGGTCATGCGCGGGTTCTCGGCAGCACTGGGGGTACGCTGTACGCACTGCCACGTCGGGGAGGAGGGACAACCGCTCTCGACGTACGACTTCGTCTCGGACGCAAACCCGAACAAAGACCGAGCCCGCGCGATGTACCGCATGCTGGGTGTGGTGAACGATCACCTGCGCGACATCCCCCCGTCGGGTGAGCGGGTCAACATGTGGTGCCACACCTGTCACGCAGGGAAACCAAGGCCGCAGACCCTGGCGGAGGCGGTCCTCGAGCAGAGCGATCCCCGGGATCCGGAGGCGACGATCGCGTTCTTCCTGGATCTGCGCCAGCGCTACTTCGGCACCGCCGCGTACGACTTCACAGCGACGAGCGTAGACGAGTTGGCCTCCTCACTGGCGAATCAAGGCGACACGGTGGCGGCACAGGCGATCGTCGAGCACAATGCGCAGGCCTGGCCGAACGATGCACGGGCGCTCGAGCGTGCGGGCGACCTGTGGGAGACCAGGGGAGATCGGGCGCGAGCCCTGGACCACTTCGAGCGTGCGCTGAACCTGCTTCCAGGCTCACCACGCCTTGCGGAGAAGGTCCGCCGCCTCCGGTTGCCTGGAGGCATGACGTACGCTCGGACCCTCCACGAGCGGTCTACCTCTGTCATCAAGCGACGGTGA
- a CDS encoding GNAT family protein, with protein sequence MEHRSAEIGYSVARSHWGQGICSEAARAVIDAAFATRPDLNRLHARADADHRGSQRAMEKVGMAREALLRQNRVERGEIFSEAIYSILRTEWDAARARKEMD encoded by the coding sequence GTGGAGCACCGTTCGGCGGAGATCGGGTATTCGGTAGCCCGCTCGCACTGGGGTCAGGGGATCTGCAGCGAGGCGGCGCGAGCTGTGATCGATGCGGCCTTCGCCACCCGTCCGGATCTGAACCGCCTCCACGCGCGGGCGGACGCGGACCACCGGGGCTCGCAGCGCGCCATGGAGAAGGTCGGGATGGCTCGCGAGGCCCTGTTGCGTCAGAACCGGGTGGAGCGGGGCGAGATCTTCAGTGAAGCCATCTACTCCATCCTGCGGACCGAATGGGACGCGGCGCGGGCGCGGAAGGAGATGGACTGA
- a CDS encoding DUF4256 domain-containing protein, whose product MAKKSDRASLKPAVRDELLRTLRTRFEANEGRHRGIRWSDVEERLEDRPDALWTLHEMERSGGEPDVIGREKKGGAILFADCAKQSPAGRRSLCYDQEALDARKKNKPDGSALERAQAMGATLLDEDQYRRLQELEELDTTTSSWLLTPADVRERGGAIFGDCRYGRVFIYHNGAESYYAARGFRCLLEV is encoded by the coding sequence ATGGCCAAGAAGAGCGATCGAGCATCCCTGAAGCCGGCCGTCCGGGACGAGCTCCTCCGCACGCTCCGGACCCGCTTCGAGGCGAACGAGGGGCGACATCGGGGCATCCGGTGGTCGGACGTGGAAGAGCGGCTGGAGGATCGACCGGACGCGCTCTGGACGCTCCACGAGATGGAGCGGAGCGGGGGCGAGCCGGACGTGATCGGCCGGGAGAAGAAGGGTGGCGCGATCCTGTTTGCCGACTGTGCCAAGCAGAGCCCCGCGGGTCGGCGCAGCCTCTGCTACGACCAGGAGGCGCTGGACGCACGCAAGAAGAACAAGCCGGACGGGAGCGCGCTGGAACGCGCACAGGCCATGGGGGCCACGCTCCTCGACGAGGACCAGTACCGCCGGCTGCAGGAGCTGGAGGAGCTGGACACGACGACCTCCAGCTGGCTGCTGACGCCCGCCGACGTTCGCGAGCGGGGTGGTGCCATCTTCGGGGACTGTCGCTACGGTCGGGTCTTCATCTATCACAACGGTGCCGAATCCTACTACGCCGCGCGCGGCTTCCGCTGCCTGCTGGAGGTCTAG
- a CDS encoding adenylate/guanylate cyclase domain-containing protein, translating to MTWLGLSPKAQRNALRILPFGVIWLLTSQVFLISDYASAGGFTNVPDTAITVDPAIYVFATLAVTAVGLLVGAVELLFLDRRFADRSLGAKLVGKTLFYGLFLALVVLVTFPVAAALEMDTALTDPRVWERLHGFAFSLTSLGTAVQLTASLVASLFYAEISEHLGPHVLTNFLTGRYHTPREERRIFLFSDMTSSTQIAERLGHARYFELLRSYYDVFSDAVIDHGGQVYQYIGDEVVVSWPEDAGLRDGACIRCVLQMKQDLRRRAPEFEARFGVAPDFRAALQVGPVTTGEIGALKKEIVFTGDVLNQTARIRGQCAIQGFDVLVGGALALAVSPLQGVTLHALGDHLLRGKERRVELFGVEPAP from the coding sequence GTGACGTGGCTCGGCCTTTCCCCCAAGGCCCAGCGCAACGCGCTGCGCATCCTCCCCTTCGGTGTGATCTGGTTGCTGACGTCGCAGGTCTTCCTGATCTCCGACTACGCATCGGCCGGGGGCTTCACCAACGTCCCGGACACCGCCATCACGGTCGATCCGGCCATCTACGTCTTCGCCACCCTGGCGGTCACCGCCGTCGGTCTCTTGGTGGGCGCCGTGGAGCTGCTCTTCCTGGACCGCCGCTTCGCCGACCGTAGCCTCGGGGCCAAGCTCGTGGGAAAGACCCTGTTCTACGGTCTCTTCCTGGCCCTGGTCGTGCTGGTCACGTTCCCGGTGGCTGCCGCGCTGGAGATGGACACCGCGCTCACCGACCCACGGGTCTGGGAGCGACTCCATGGCTTCGCGTTCAGCCTGACCAGCCTGGGCACGGCCGTGCAACTCACGGCGTCGCTGGTTGCGTCCCTCTTCTATGCCGAGATCAGCGAGCACCTGGGGCCGCACGTGCTCACCAACTTCCTCACCGGACGGTACCACACTCCGCGGGAGGAGCGACGGATCTTCCTCTTCTCCGACATGACGTCCTCCACGCAGATCGCGGAGCGGCTGGGCCACGCCCGCTACTTCGAGCTGCTCCGGTCCTACTACGACGTGTTCTCCGATGCCGTGATCGACCACGGTGGCCAGGTCTACCAGTACATCGGAGACGAGGTGGTGGTCTCCTGGCCCGAAGACGCGGGGCTGCGCGACGGCGCCTGCATCCGCTGCGTCCTGCAGATGAAGCAGGACCTGCGACGTCGAGCCCCGGAGTTCGAGGCTCGCTTCGGCGTGGCGCCCGACTTCCGCGCGGCCCTGCAAGTGGGACCGGTCACCACAGGCGAGATCGGTGCGCTCAAGAAGGAGATCGTCTTCACCGGTGACGTCCTCAATCAGACCGCACGCATCCGCGGGCAGTGTGCCATCCAGGGCTTCGACGTGCTGGTGGGTGGCGCGCTCGCGCTGGCCGTGTCCCCGCTCCAAGGTGTGACGCTCCACGCCCTGGGCGACCACCTCTTGCGCGGAAAGGAGCGCCGGGTCGAGCTGTTCGGTGTGGAGCCCGCTCCCTAG
- a CDS encoding DUF1801 domain-containing protein: MPRKVRPLSADLVMRFPGAQRRDPAVEHWLNLHADVLGDLAREWFEVARACGDDVRELIHDGRPTACVHDAAFVYVDAYTAHVNVGFFRGTDLPDPEGLLQGTGRFMKHVKLKPDEDVDRAALRALIQAAYADMRRRV; encoded by the coding sequence ATGCCCAGGAAGGTCCGCCCCCTCTCCGCCGACCTCGTGATGCGCTTCCCCGGCGCGCAACGCCGGGATCCCGCCGTCGAGCACTGGCTGAACCTGCACGCCGACGTGCTCGGTGACCTGGCGCGGGAGTGGTTCGAGGTGGCGCGGGCCTGTGGGGACGACGTCCGCGAGCTCATCCACGACGGCCGCCCCACCGCGTGCGTGCACGACGCGGCGTTCGTCTATGTGGACGCGTACACGGCGCACGTCAACGTGGGCTTCTTCCGGGGAACCGACCTCCCCGATCCGGAGGGGCTCCTGCAGGGTACCGGGAGGTTCATGAAGCACGTGAAGCTCAAGCCGGATGAGGACGTGGACCGTGCGGCGCTGCGCGCCCTGATCCAGGCGGCCTACGCGGACATGCGCCGGCGGGTCTGA
- a CDS encoding O-methyltransferase, producing the protein MPDQDLFAQVDAYVEGLYGGDDPVLAAVEASLVEADMPPISVSPVHGRFLHLLVRLRGAARILELGTLGGYSTVWMARALPRGGRLITIESDPKHQTVAQRNLDRAGVAPLVQIRSGRALDVLPQLRDEGVAPFDLIFIDADKEPLAEYFQWALRLSRPGTLIVTDNVIREGRVLDPDHEDAAVQGVRRFNAALAQTPGVTSTILQTVGRKSHDGIALALVE; encoded by the coding sequence ATGCCCGACCAGGATCTCTTCGCCCAGGTGGACGCCTACGTCGAAGGGCTGTACGGCGGGGACGATCCCGTGCTGGCCGCGGTGGAGGCCTCCCTGGTGGAGGCCGACATGCCGCCGATCAGCGTCTCGCCTGTCCACGGTCGCTTCCTGCACCTGCTGGTCCGGCTGCGGGGTGCGGCCCGGATCCTGGAGCTCGGCACGCTGGGCGGCTACAGCACCGTCTGGATGGCCCGCGCGCTTCCTCGTGGAGGCCGGTTGATCACCATCGAGTCCGACCCGAAGCACCAGACGGTGGCGCAGCGCAACCTCGACCGCGCGGGCGTGGCGCCGCTGGTGCAGATCCGCAGTGGACGCGCCCTGGACGTGTTGCCCCAGTTGCGGGACGAGGGCGTGGCCCCCTTCGACCTCATCTTCATCGACGCGGACAAGGAGCCGCTGGCAGAGTACTTCCAGTGGGCGCTGCGGCTCTCTCGGCCCGGCACGCTGATCGTCACCGACAACGTGATCCGGGAGGGCCGCGTGCTGGATCCCGACCACGAGGATGCGGCGGTGCAGGGGGTGCGCCGCTTCAACGCAGCCCTGGCCCAGACGCCGGGGGTGACGTCCACCATCCTCCAGACCGTAGGGCGCAAGAGTCACGACGGCATCGCGCTGGCGCTGGTGGAGTAG